The proteins below are encoded in one region of Halocatena salina:
- a CDS encoding ABC transporter ATP-binding protein — protein sequence MANITIETLTKRFDDVVAVDDVNVDIEDGEFIVLVGPSGCGKTTTLRMIAGLETPSEGQIQFDGDLMNYRTPQNRDVAMVFQDYALYPHMTVRGNMKFGLEEEPDFTDEERKQRVEEVAELLDISELLDRRPEELSGGQQQRVALGRAIVRDPEVFLMDEPLSNLDAKLRAQMRTELQQLQEQLDVTTVYVTHDQTEAMTMSDRMVVMNDGVLQQVGEPLELYHEPTNTFVAQFIGEPSMNFLDGTYENETFVSDQLTYPFDDRLADALGRRSDGDELLLGIRPEDIELHDPDGETRGEASHENHTAEMNVTVVEPMGNENVIHLTFPHSSSETDDLIAVADGMRRIDTDSDILVHIPPEAIHVFDAETGDALHNRRLEYEGKVVQI from the coding sequence ATGGCTAACATAACGATAGAAACACTCACGAAACGCTTTGACGACGTTGTCGCCGTCGATGACGTGAACGTCGACATCGAGGATGGAGAGTTCATCGTTCTCGTCGGTCCGTCGGGGTGTGGCAAGACGACGACGCTCCGGATGATTGCCGGATTGGAAACGCCTTCAGAGGGTCAGATACAGTTCGACGGAGACCTGATGAATTATCGTACGCCCCAAAACAGGGACGTTGCGATGGTGTTTCAGGACTACGCCCTGTATCCACACATGACCGTTCGCGGTAACATGAAGTTCGGGTTGGAAGAAGAACCCGACTTCACGGACGAAGAACGCAAACAGCGGGTCGAAGAAGTCGCGGAACTGCTCGACATCTCCGAGCTGCTCGACCGTCGTCCCGAGGAGCTATCTGGGGGCCAACAGCAGCGTGTGGCGCTCGGGCGGGCGATCGTTCGCGATCCGGAGGTGTTTTTGATGGACGAGCCGCTGTCGAATCTGGATGCGAAGCTCCGCGCTCAGATGCGGACGGAGCTCCAACAGCTCCAAGAGCAACTCGACGTGACGACCGTCTACGTGACACACGATCAGACCGAAGCGATGACGATGTCCGATCGGATGGTAGTGATGAACGACGGCGTCCTCCAGCAAGTCGGGGAGCCCCTCGAACTGTACCACGAACCGACCAACACGTTCGTTGCCCAGTTCATCGGCGAACCATCGATGAACTTCCTCGATGGAACGTACGAGAACGAGACGTTCGTCTCCGACCAGCTGACCTACCCGTTCGACGACCGGCTCGCGGATGCCCTCGGTAGGAGGTCCGACGGCGATGAACTGCTGTTAGGCATCCGGCCCGAAGATATCGAGCTGCACGATCCTGATGGCGAAACACGGGGGGAGGCCAGCCATGAGAACCACACGGCAGAAATGAACGTGACTGTGGTAGAGCCGATGGGCAACGAAAACGTGATCCATCTCACGTTCCCCCACTCTTCGAGCGAAACCGATGATCTCATCGCGGTCGCTGACGGAATGCGGCGGATCGACACGGACAGCGACATCCTCGTTCACATTCCACCTGAAGCCATACACGTGTTCGATGCGGAGACCGGTGACGCGCTCCACAATCGACGCCTCGAATACGAAGGGAAGGTAGTTCAGATCTGA
- a CDS encoding carbohydrate ABC transporter permease — protein sequence MARESLADIDVAGIVNGMDARRLGIYIVVTLFIAFFLAPLEAGILTAIKTDASISQTVPFLPPGADGVTAENVGTAFDQLYGSIINSLVMAIPATLITIVFASMAAYGLTMIDWRGQVGILVLFLIGVFVPYQAVIIPIDKFWYQVFPLAEMLEPVARLKLVEPGHLQLVPLTITHIAYGIPIVTVLFRGYYQSMPTSFIEAAKIDGKSLTSIYKDIVLPLSKPMFGVVFIYQFTQIYNEFLFSLTIIKYANATAATMTLVLSGIGASISGVDYGLRMAAAFLAALPTLVLYIAFSEQFAKGLQTGGA from the coding sequence ATGGCACGAGAATCACTTGCTGACATCGACGTTGCAGGAATCGTAAACGGGATGGATGCCCGGCGGCTCGGGATCTACATCGTGGTGACGCTGTTCATCGCGTTTTTCCTCGCGCCGCTGGAGGCGGGGATCCTGACAGCGATCAAAACCGACGCATCGATCTCCCAGACGGTGCCGTTTCTCCCGCCGGGTGCCGACGGAGTGACAGCCGAAAACGTTGGAACCGCCTTCGACCAGTTATACGGCAGCATCATCAATTCGCTCGTGATGGCGATTCCGGCCACGCTCATCACTATCGTGTTCGCCAGCATGGCCGCTTACGGTCTTACGATGATCGACTGGCGGGGACAGGTCGGAATTCTCGTGTTGTTCCTCATCGGCGTGTTCGTGCCCTACCAGGCGGTCATCATTCCGATCGATAAGTTCTGGTATCAGGTCTTCCCGTTGGCTGAGATGCTCGAGCCAGTCGCACGGTTGAAACTCGTCGAACCCGGACATCTGCAGTTGGTTCCGTTGACGATCACCCACATCGCATACGGAATCCCGATCGTCACGGTCCTGTTTCGGGGATACTACCAGAGTATGCCCACATCGTTCATCGAAGCCGCAAAGATCGACGGCAAAAGCCTCACGAGCATCTATAAGGACATCGTCCTTCCGCTGTCGAAACCGATGTTCGGGGTGGTGTTCATCTACCAGTTCACGCAGATCTACAACGAGTTCCTGTTCTCGTTGACGATCATCAAGTACGCGAACGCGACAGCGGCGACGATGACGCTGGTGCTGTCCGGCATCGGTGCCTCGATATCCGGCGTCGATTACGGTCTTCGGATGGCTGCGGCGTTTCTTGCCGCGCTTCCGACCCTGGTGTTGTACATTGCGTTTTCCGAACAGTTCGCGAAAGGACTCCAAACGGGCGGAGCATAA
- a CDS encoding SDR family NAD(P)-dependent oxidoreductase, which yields MVSYEHTPVSVSDKRVVVVGGTSGIGQAIALGFGSEGADVIGTSRSEDKVDTTAAALEERGVTTTRVTCDVTETATIERVREAAIEELGGIDVVVVSQGAISRESVLGIDDDDWDRVTDVALDGVRRVTQTFAPAMTDGGAIITISSLTARLSMAKLPAYSAAKGGVEAFTRAAAKELAPELRVNAIAPGFVITPQNEETYAEGTEKRDRIDQRTPLSRVAEREEIVGGAVFLASDAASYITGEILTIDGGFATSAL from the coding sequence ATGGTTTCGTACGAACACACACCGGTGAGTGTCAGCGACAAGCGGGTCGTTGTCGTCGGTGGGACGAGCGGAATCGGACAGGCTATCGCTCTCGGGTTTGGAAGTGAAGGAGCTGACGTGATCGGGACCAGCCGAAGCGAGGACAAGGTCGATACTACCGCTGCAGCGCTCGAAGAGCGCGGTGTGACCACCACACGGGTCACGTGCGATGTCACCGAGACAGCAACGATCGAGCGGGTTCGTGAGGCGGCGATCGAAGAACTCGGCGGCATCGATGTGGTCGTCGTCTCACAGGGTGCGATCTCCCGGGAATCAGTTCTCGGGATCGATGACGACGACTGGGATCGAGTAACCGACGTCGCACTTGATGGCGTCCGGCGCGTCACACAAACGTTCGCACCCGCGATGACCGACGGCGGTGCCATCATCACTATCTCCTCGCTGACAGCCAGGCTTTCGATGGCGAAACTGCCAGCCTACTCCGCGGCGAAGGGCGGCGTCGAAGCGTTCACACGGGCGGCCGCAAAGGAATTGGCTCCGGAGCTTCGAGTCAACGCGATCGCTCCTGGCTTCGTCATCACGCCACAGAACGAGGAGACCTACGCCGAGGGGACCGAAAAACGCGACCGGATCGATCAGCGCACGCCGCTCAGCCGTGTCGCAGAGCGCGAGGAGATCGTCGGTGGAGCGGTCTTTCTCGCTAGCGATGCGGCGTCGTACATCACTGGCGAGATACTCACGATCGACGGAGGATTCGCCACGAGCGCCCTATAG